A stretch of Carnobacterium iners DNA encodes these proteins:
- a CDS encoding nitroreductase family protein gives MQNKLKNNDFSDIVFERKSIRLYNKDVKISQEEMLEMIQEATTAPSSVNMQPWRFVVVESEEEKQKLKPLIRFNTAQNDTSSAMILIFGDMECYEYGEEIYEQAVRENKMASEVRDQQLAAIIPYYKNLTRQEMNDIVKIDSSLAAMQLMLVARNHGYDTNAIGGFESDLLAAAFDLDKVRYVPVMILSIGESIDAGYQSVRLDADALTTFK, from the coding sequence ATGCAAAATAAATTAAAAAATAATGATTTTTCAGATATCGTCTTCGAAAGAAAATCTATTCGACTATACAATAAAGATGTTAAAATTTCCCAGGAAGAAATGCTAGAAATGATTCAAGAAGCAACTACTGCACCTTCTTCAGTAAATATGCAACCATGGCGCTTCGTTGTTGTTGAAAGTGAAGAAGAGAAACAAAAGTTAAAGCCACTTATTCGTTTTAACACTGCTCAAAATGATACCTCATCTGCAATGATTTTAATCTTTGGCGATATGGAATGTTACGAATATGGAGAAGAAATTTATGAGCAGGCCGTTCGAGAAAATAAAATGGCTTCTGAAGTAAGGGACCAACAATTAGCTGCAATTATTCCTTACTACAAGAACTTAACGAGACAAGAAATGAATGATATTGTAAAAATTGATTCGAGCTTAGCAGCTATGCAATTAATGCTAGTTGCCCGTAACCATGGATACGATACAAATGCTATTGGTGGATTCGAGTCTGATTTATTAGCAGCTGCATTTGATTTAGACAAAGTACGTTATGTACCTGTCATGATTTTATCTATTGGTGAATCAATAGATGCTGGGTATCAATCTGTTCGTTTAGATGCAGATGCATTAACAACATTTAAATAA
- the dhaK gene encoding dihydroxyacetone kinase subunit DhaK, producing the protein MKKIMNDPNKIVDEMIEGMIVAHSDLIKRVPETGVIQRKTKKAGKVAIISGGGSGHEPAHAGFVGEGMLSAAVCGAVFTSPTPDQILEAIKAADEGAGVFLVIKNYSGDIMNFEMAQEMAEMEDISVENIVVDDDIAVEDSLYTQGKRGVAGTIFVHKILGYAAEQGKSIKEIKKLADDLMPNIKSIGLALTGVTTPGAAQPSFTLAEDEIEYGVGIHGEPGYRREKLQPSYDLADELLTKVVKEFDGKEKGQFAVMINGLGGTPLMEQYVFTNDVKKLMDKRNWSLDFYKIGNFMTSLEMQGLSLTLLHLENDFYLEALNAPVKTIAW; encoded by the coding sequence ATGAAAAAAATTATGAATGATCCCAATAAAATTGTTGATGAAATGATAGAAGGGATGATTGTAGCGCATTCCGATTTAATTAAAAGAGTACCTGAAACAGGCGTCATCCAACGTAAAACAAAAAAAGCTGGAAAAGTAGCGATTATTTCTGGCGGAGGAAGTGGGCACGAACCAGCTCATGCTGGATTCGTTGGGGAAGGCATGTTGTCTGCTGCTGTTTGTGGTGCGGTATTTACATCTCCAACACCAGACCAGATTTTAGAAGCCATTAAGGCAGCTGATGAGGGTGCAGGAGTGTTCTTAGTCATTAAGAACTATTCTGGCGATATTATGAATTTTGAAATGGCTCAAGAAATGGCCGAAATGGAAGATATCTCAGTAGAAAATATCGTTGTAGATGATGATATTGCTGTTGAAGATAGTCTGTATACTCAAGGAAAGCGTGGAGTAGCAGGGACGATATTTGTTCATAAAATACTTGGCTACGCTGCTGAACAAGGAAAGTCGATTAAAGAAATAAAAAAATTAGCCGACGACTTAATGCCTAATATTAAGTCTATTGGACTTGCACTGACTGGTGTAACAACACCTGGTGCTGCTCAGCCAAGCTTTACTTTAGCTGAAGATGAAATTGAATATGGAGTAGGCATTCATGGAGAACCAGGCTACCGTAGAGAAAAATTGCAACCTTCTTATGACCTCGCTGACGAATTATTGACGAAGGTAGTTAAAGAATTTGATGGAAAAGAAAAAGGCCAATTTGCAGTAATGATTAATGGACTTGGTGGGACACCATTAATGGAGCAATATGTCTTTACAAATGACGTGAAAAAACTGATGGATAAACGCAATTGGTCTCTTGACTTTTATAAAATAGGCAACTTTATGACATCACTTGAAATGCAAGGATTGTCATTGACCCTACTTCATTTAGAAAATGATTTTTATCTTGAAGCACTAAATGCGCCGGTTAAAACAATCGCCTGGTAA
- a CDS encoding iron-containing alcohol dehydrogenase — protein MPEENYDFMMPNVNFFGPGVVKKVGERAKMLNMKKVLIVTDTFLRDLDNGPVKQAESSLLKADIAYVIFSGVEPNPKIRNVKEGKKAYIDNHCDSIITIGGGSAHDCGKGIGIVLSNGDDLPALAGIETLENPLPPLMAINTTAGTASEITRHTVITNEKTHLKFVVVSWRNVPLVSFNDPLLMLDIPTALTAATGMDALTHCVESYVSVNRNPITDAQAIQGIKLISKYLRRAVANGHDVEARTNMAYASILAGMAFNNADLGYVHAMAHQLGGQYDAPHGVCCAVLMPTVEKWNIISNPERFSDIAELLGENIAGLSVMEAADKSVEAMIRISEDVGIPTNIKSLGALPEDFDKMAENALKDGNAFSNPRIGNKEDIINLYQQAYKA, from the coding sequence ATGCCAGAAGAAAATTACGATTTTATGATGCCTAACGTAAACTTCTTTGGACCTGGAGTAGTTAAAAAGGTCGGAGAAAGAGCAAAAATGTTGAATATGAAAAAAGTATTGATTGTAACAGATACTTTCTTAAGAGACTTAGATAACGGACCAGTTAAACAAGCAGAAAGTTCTTTACTGAAAGCTGATATTGCGTACGTTATTTTTAGTGGTGTCGAACCAAATCCGAAAATAAGAAATGTTAAAGAAGGTAAAAAGGCATATATCGATAATCATTGTGATTCAATCATTACGATAGGTGGTGGATCAGCTCATGATTGTGGAAAAGGAATTGGTATTGTTTTATCAAATGGTGATGACCTACCAGCCCTTGCCGGAATTGAAACGTTAGAAAATCCTTTGCCACCGCTAATGGCTATAAATACAACAGCTGGAACAGCCTCAGAAATTACAAGACACACGGTTATAACCAATGAAAAAACTCATTTAAAATTTGTTGTTGTTTCTTGGCGAAACGTCCCATTAGTTTCTTTTAATGATCCGCTGCTGATGTTGGATATCCCAACAGCCCTAACCGCTGCCACAGGTATGGATGCCTTAACACACTGTGTAGAATCTTATGTATCAGTAAATAGAAATCCAATTACAGACGCCCAAGCGATTCAAGGAATAAAATTAATTAGTAAATATCTAAGACGTGCCGTAGCTAATGGACACGACGTAGAAGCAAGAACCAATATGGCTTATGCTTCTATCTTAGCTGGGATGGCTTTCAATAATGCAGATTTAGGTTACGTTCATGCAATGGCTCATCAATTGGGGGGACAATACGATGCTCCTCATGGAGTGTGTTGCGCTGTGTTGATGCCCACTGTTGAAAAATGGAATATTATTAGTAATCCAGAACGTTTTTCTGATATTGCAGAATTACTAGGTGAAAATATTGCAGGATTATCGGTTATGGAAGCTGCTGATAAATCTGTCGAAGCAATGATTCGTATTTCTGAAGATGTGGGTATCCCAACAAATATTAAATCTCTTGGTGCATTACCAGAAGACTTTGATAAAATGGCGGAAAATGCTTTGAAAGATGGGAATGCTTTTTCTAATCCTAGAATAGGAAATAAAGAAGATATCATCAACTTGTATCAACAAGCATATAAAGCCTAA
- the dhaM gene encoding dihydroxyacetone kinase phosphoryl donor subunit DhaM: MEKPGMIIISHVYEIAKGVERLLQEVAKDVAIEVIGGVDKTEIGTSFDTILELVNNHPSDHLLAFYDLGSAKMNLEMVKELSDKSITIYDVPIVEGSYTAAALLQADVTQEAIEEQLKELHINK, encoded by the coding sequence ATGGAGAAACCAGGAATGATTATTATCTCTCATGTTTACGAAATTGCAAAAGGTGTTGAGCGATTGCTTCAAGAAGTTGCCAAGGATGTTGCTATTGAAGTGATTGGTGGGGTAGACAAGACTGAGATCGGAACAAGTTTCGATACCATTCTTGAATTAGTCAACAATCATCCATCTGATCATCTACTAGCTTTTTATGATTTAGGTAGTGCTAAAATGAACTTGGAAATGGTAAAAGAACTTAGCGATAAATCAATCACTATTTATGATGTTCCAATTGTTGAGGGCTCTTATACTGCAGCGGCACTTTTACAAGCTGACGTTACTCAAGAGGCTATTGAAGAGCAATTGAAAGAATTACACATTAATAAGTAA
- a CDS encoding dihydroorotate dehydrogenase: protein MADMAVNILDIAFKNPVITASGTFGFGREHADFFDLSRLGGISSKGLTLHKKDGNKGIRLHETASGLLNSIGLQNPGVDAFIQDELPFMKDQGTVILANVGGGTLDDYLKAIEKLNQTSVDMIELNISCPNVSSGGMAFGIRCLDAEKVVKEVKAICTKPLIVKLSPNAENISQMAESCVKSGADALSLVNTFSGMAIDILKRKPVFNNTIAGLSGPCIKPIALRMVHEVSKAVTVPIIGMGGIMDYRDAIEFIMAGSDLIQIGSGNFINPTLSLDVIDGIETFMNEQGIKHLNEIKGCLGKETFFN from the coding sequence ATGGCTGATATGGCAGTTAATATTCTAGATATTGCATTCAAAAATCCCGTCATTACCGCTTCAGGAACCTTTGGTTTTGGTAGAGAACATGCAGATTTTTTTGATCTTTCGCGTCTTGGAGGAATTAGTTCAAAAGGACTTACCTTACACAAAAAAGACGGCAATAAAGGGATCAGACTGCACGAAACAGCTTCTGGATTACTGAATTCTATTGGACTACAGAATCCTGGAGTGGATGCGTTTATCCAAGACGAACTCCCATTTATGAAAGATCAAGGTACCGTTATATTAGCCAATGTTGGTGGCGGGACTTTGGATGATTACTTAAAAGCGATTGAGAAACTAAATCAGACAAGTGTCGATATGATTGAACTGAATATTTCTTGTCCAAATGTTTCCTCTGGTGGGATGGCTTTTGGTATACGTTGCTTAGATGCAGAAAAAGTTGTTAAAGAAGTTAAAGCAATTTGTACTAAACCATTAATTGTAAAATTATCTCCTAACGCTGAAAACATTAGTCAAATGGCAGAGTCTTGTGTTAAGTCAGGAGCGGATGCCCTTTCTTTAGTGAATACATTTAGTGGAATGGCTATTGATATTTTAAAAAGAAAGCCTGTATTTAACAACACTATTGCAGGCCTTTCAGGCCCTTGTATAAAACCAATTGCACTTAGAATGGTCCATGAAGTATCAAAAGCTGTAACGGTTCCTATCATAGGGATGGGTGGAATCATGGACTATCGTGATGCAATAGAATTTATTATGGCTGGAAGTGACTTAATTCAAATTGGAAGTGGCAATTTTATAAACCCCACTTTAAGTCTAGATGTAATAGACGGAATAGAAACATTTATGAATGAACAAGGAATTAAACATTTAAATGAAATAAAAGGTTGTCTTGGAAAAGAAACTTTCTTTAATTAA
- a CDS encoding dihydroorotate dehydrogenase electron transfer subunit translates to MREGFKSLKIKSNLEVSAKIFEIRLQMEHKKEIKPGQFFMIKGWEATDPFLPRPLSVADVEDNCLTFLYEVKGQGTHLLSKLRVEDTLDVLGPLGNGFTLESGKKIALISGGIGIAPMFYLLKNLDAPVDFYAGFRSTVYWMDKIESRVNTLYVSTEDGSTGHKGFSIDQFNPHNYGLVITCGPVPMMKKVLELCEGIVPVQVSMESRMACGIGACLGCTIETANGIKRVCKEGPVFKGKEVLL, encoded by the coding sequence ATGAGAGAAGGATTCAAATCACTCAAAATTAAATCAAATCTTGAAGTTTCTGCTAAAATTTTTGAAATAAGACTTCAAATGGAACACAAAAAAGAGATAAAACCTGGACAATTCTTTATGATAAAAGGCTGGGAAGCAACCGACCCTTTCTTACCAAGACCTCTTAGTGTTGCAGATGTCGAAGACAATTGTTTAACTTTTTTATATGAAGTTAAAGGCCAAGGTACACATCTACTATCAAAACTTCGAGTTGAGGATACTCTTGACGTACTAGGACCTCTTGGAAATGGCTTTACCTTAGAATCAGGTAAAAAAATAGCTCTTATCTCAGGTGGAATTGGGATTGCTCCTATGTTTTATCTACTAAAAAACTTAGATGCACCAGTAGATTTTTACGCCGGTTTTAGGAGTACTGTTTATTGGATGGATAAGATAGAAAGTCGGGTTAATACATTATATGTATCAACAGAAGATGGAAGTACCGGGCATAAGGGTTTTTCTATTGATCAATTTAATCCACATAACTATGGTCTTGTCATAACTTGTGGACCAGTCCCTATGATGAAAAAAGTGCTTGAACTGTGTGAAGGCATCGTACCTGTTCAGGTTTCTATGGAAAGCAGGATGGCTTGCGGTATTGGAGCCTGTCTTGGATGTACAATAGAGACAGCTAATGGTATAAAAAGAGTTTGTAAAGAGGGTCCTGTTTTCAAGGGGAAAGAGGTCTTATTATAA
- a CDS encoding MarR family winged helix-turn-helix transcriptional regulator has protein sequence MEIREISKLFYKIKISNQETTSFFEKETGFSLTRFEMMLFLKENDKCLQSQIQSELKIDRSAVTRHLKILEEKNYVTRERNEVNNREIFVRITEKAKTELNSCEKKNNAMLQPLNISLNTEEAEQLSYLLNKLIN, from the coding sequence ATGGAAATTAGAGAAATCAGTAAGCTTTTTTATAAAATAAAAATCTCAAACCAAGAAACGACTTCCTTTTTTGAAAAAGAAACAGGTTTTAGTTTAACTAGATTTGAAATGATGCTCTTTCTTAAAGAAAACGATAAATGTCTTCAATCTCAAATACAGTCAGAATTAAAAATAGATCGTTCTGCCGTTACTAGACACCTAAAAATATTGGAAGAAAAAAATTACGTTACGAGAGAACGAAACGAAGTAAATAATAGAGAGATTTTTGTTCGTATAACCGAAAAGGCAAAAACTGAATTAAACTCTTGTGAGAAAAAAAATAATGCTATGCTGCAACCGCTAAATATTTCACTTAATACCGAAGAAGCAGAACAGTTATCTTATTTGTTAAATAAACTAATCAATTAA
- the pyrB gene encoding aspartate carbamoyltransferase: MKHLIDSMDLSIEELEELFTLSKEIMKDEDKYRLSCEKKLMSTLFYEPSTRTRFSFEAAMLRLGGKVIGFSEASSSSASKGESLPDTIRTVGSYVDLIVMRHPKEGAPRYASLTSDVPIINAGDGGHQHPTQTLTDLLTIIEIKGKIENQTIGICGDLKFGRTVHSLIKSLSKYEGINFILISPPELKIPEYIKKEILLKEAIPFIEVETLEEVMGDIDVLYMTRVQKERFFNEADYVRLKDTYILDNKKLISAKKDLAILHPLPRVNEISPEVDSDPRAVYFKQAKYGMYVRMALIIKMLGAI; the protein is encoded by the coding sequence ATGAAACACTTAATAGATTCAATGGATTTATCTATCGAAGAATTAGAAGAATTATTCACACTTTCAAAAGAGATTATGAAAGATGAAGATAAATACAGGTTGTCATGTGAAAAAAAACTTATGAGCACGTTATTTTACGAACCAAGCACCCGTACAAGATTTAGTTTTGAGGCTGCGATGCTAAGGCTTGGTGGAAAGGTTATTGGCTTTTCTGAAGCAAGTTCGAGTTCTGCTTCTAAAGGCGAGAGTCTTCCCGATACCATTCGCACAGTAGGCTCATATGTCGACTTAATCGTCATGAGACACCCCAAAGAAGGCGCTCCAAGGTATGCTTCTTTGACTTCAGATGTTCCCATCATAAATGCTGGAGATGGCGGACACCAGCACCCCACTCAAACCCTCACAGATCTTTTAACGATTATAGAAATCAAAGGGAAAATAGAAAACCAAACCATTGGAATATGTGGCGATCTAAAATTTGGACGAACCGTTCATTCTCTTATTAAGTCTCTTTCAAAATATGAAGGGATTAATTTTATTCTTATCTCACCACCTGAACTAAAAATACCAGAGTACATTAAAAAAGAAATCTTATTAAAAGAAGCTATTCCCTTTATAGAAGTTGAAACGCTAGAAGAAGTTATGGGCGACATTGATGTCCTTTATATGACTAGAGTTCAAAAAGAACGATTCTTTAATGAAGCAGACTACGTTAGATTAAAAGATACCTATATCTTGGACAACAAAAAGCTAATCTCTGCTAAAAAAGACTTAGCCATTCTACATCCTCTGCCTAGAGTGAATGAAATTAGTCCAGAAGTTGACTCTGATCCCAGAGCCGTTTATTTTAAACAAGCTAAATACGGGATGTACGTAAGAATGGCACTTATCATAAAAATGTTGGGGGCAATTTAA
- a CDS encoding putative quinol monooxygenase, which yields MKIINATFFIKEYKRDKFLATVTPLIEATLLEEGCIGYHLYESFEEPNRFIMIENRKNQAAINAHNKNPLLLDLFNKLPTYSSKQPILTISTLEEK from the coding sequence ATGAAAATTATCAATGCTACTTTTTTTATAAAAGAGTATAAAAGAGACAAGTTTTTGGCTACTGTTACACCATTAATTGAAGCCACTTTACTAGAAGAAGGTTGCATAGGCTACCATCTTTACGAATCGTTTGAAGAGCCTAATCGATTTATTATGATAGAAAATCGGAAAAATCAAGCAGCTATTAATGCACATAACAAAAATCCGTTATTACTTGATTTATTTAATAAGCTGCCTACCTATAGTTCAAAACAACCGATTCTCACCATTTCTACTCTAGAAGAAAAATAA
- the dhaL gene encoding dihydroxyacetone kinase subunit DhaL, giving the protein MNVQTGIRWMELFNEKIQQEKDYLTQLDTPIGDSDHGNNMSRGMSHVIQAIESESPDSLEALLKLVTTTLLSKVGGASGPLYGSAFMGMLKTLQQDDSSWSKILQAGLESIQKRGKAEIGDKTMIDVWAPVVQAVEDNQLTSAVIDEAVEATKPLKAKKGRASYVGERSIGYIDPGAYSSALLFKAMLESEGK; this is encoded by the coding sequence ATGAATGTTCAAACAGGTATTCGTTGGATGGAGTTATTTAATGAAAAAATCCAACAAGAAAAAGATTATTTAACCCAGCTGGACACACCAATTGGAGATAGCGATCATGGCAATAATATGTCGAGAGGCATGTCTCACGTTATTCAGGCAATTGAATCAGAATCTCCTGATTCGCTTGAAGCACTTTTAAAATTAGTTACGACAACTTTATTAAGTAAAGTTGGAGGAGCTTCAGGTCCCTTATATGGTTCAGCATTTATGGGGATGTTAAAAACACTTCAGCAAGATGATTCTTCATGGAGTAAAATACTTCAAGCTGGATTAGAAAGCATTCAAAAACGTGGGAAAGCTGAAATTGGCGATAAAACGATGATTGATGTTTGGGCACCTGTTGTTCAAGCAGTAGAAGACAATCAATTAACAAGTGCTGTGATTGATGAGGCTGTTGAAGCGACGAAGCCATTAAAAGCTAAAAAAGGCCGTGCCTCATATGTAGGAGAACGCTCCATTGGATACATTGATCCCGGTGCCTATTCGTCTGCTTTACTATTTAAGGCTATGTTGGAATCGGAGGGAAAATAA
- a CDS encoding glycerol dehydrogenase, translated as MRKAFISSAKYVQGENELLNLGFYIKSLGESALVIGNPDDIIRVQDKLDQTAKRFGITLHLADFGGEATREEVVRLKKLAKEKGADVIVGLGGGKAIDTSKTVANGHNLIVCPTIAATDAPTSHSAVLYTKDHHFDEYAYFIKNPSVVLMDTTVIAQAPTRFLVSGMGDALATYYEARATRRSNSNVNAGLPNGFYAGDTEPAKGTIASITLAKVCYETVLESGYNAKIACDHNVVTPALENIIEANTLLSGLGFESGGLAAAHAIYNGLTVLDGPHNYFHGEQVAFTTFVQLILEDAPTKEVEELLDFSLSVGLPVSLADLDVKEVNYEDILKVAEKACIPEESIHAMPFKVTPESVAQAIIAADALGRDYKKRKAVK; from the coding sequence ATGAGAAAAGCTTTTATTAGTTCAGCAAAGTATGTTCAAGGAGAAAATGAATTATTAAATTTAGGTTTTTATATTAAGTCCTTAGGAGAATCAGCTTTAGTTATCGGGAATCCAGATGATATCATTCGAGTTCAAGATAAGTTAGATCAAACAGCAAAACGTTTTGGCATCACTTTACATCTAGCTGATTTTGGTGGCGAAGCAACACGTGAAGAAGTCGTGCGTCTTAAAAAATTAGCAAAAGAAAAAGGCGCAGATGTTATCGTTGGTCTCGGCGGTGGGAAAGCAATCGATACGTCTAAAACAGTTGCCAATGGTCATAATTTAATTGTCTGTCCAACGATTGCAGCTACGGATGCACCAACGAGTCATTCTGCAGTACTTTATACAAAAGATCACCACTTTGACGAGTATGCTTATTTTATTAAAAATCCTAGTGTTGTATTAATGGACACAACGGTTATTGCTCAAGCACCAACACGATTTTTAGTCTCTGGAATGGGCGATGCACTGGCTACTTATTATGAAGCACGTGCAACCCGTCGCTCAAATTCAAATGTAAACGCTGGCTTGCCAAATGGCTTCTACGCTGGTGATACTGAACCTGCTAAAGGTACGATCGCCTCTATTACATTAGCCAAAGTTTGTTATGAAACCGTTCTCGAAAGTGGCTATAATGCTAAGATTGCTTGTGATCACAATGTTGTTACACCGGCTTTAGAGAATATTATTGAAGCCAATACATTATTATCTGGTCTTGGTTTTGAGTCAGGTGGATTAGCTGCAGCACATGCTATTTACAACGGCTTGACGGTTCTAGATGGTCCTCACAATTATTTCCATGGAGAGCAAGTAGCCTTTACGACATTTGTTCAACTTATCCTTGAAGATGCACCAACAAAAGAAGTAGAAGAATTACTAGATTTTAGCTTATCTGTTGGCTTACCTGTCTCTTTAGCAGACTTAGATGTAAAAGAAGTAAACTATGAAGATATCCTAAAAGTTGCAGAAAAAGCTTGTATTCCTGAAGAGTCTATTCACGCTATGCCTTTTAAAGTTACACCTGAAAGTGTTGCTCAAGCTATTATTGCAGCTGATGCACTCGGACGTGATTACAAAAAGCGCAAGGCAGTTAAATAA
- a CDS encoding ABC transporter substrate-binding protein — MWKGRFLLIGLTVLFLLSACSNTKETTEISAEKVMQKNWETIEKEAEETTVTLYMWGGDEGINQYIDDWVTPQLRERHEITLRRVPMESPEVLRKLLNEKKAKQMKETTDVIWLNGENFENAKKNELLFGPFSNQLPNVKNYVNTKALDVLYDFGTKVDGMEAPWGKVQFVFHYDQNKLADPPKTFEELKEWVKKNPGKFTYPDPSDFTGNAFLRHLFYESVGDVQTILDNGFDSTFAKENSQEMWDFLNEVKPYLWQEGKTYPNDLTQLDRLFSQGEVAITMGYNEARAEKLVEKGIFPDSTRSFILNSGSIGNTHFLAIPFNSPNKEGALTVTNFLLSPDAQLKKLDSSYWGDNTSLDIRKLSKEEQSQFEAIDRGKTVIPIEILEEFAQPEIDANYVPWLKENWINEVVR, encoded by the coding sequence ATGTGGAAAGGTAGATTTTTATTAATCGGACTGACAGTACTATTTCTCTTGTCAGCATGCTCAAATACTAAAGAAACAACAGAAATATCAGCGGAAAAAGTGATGCAAAAGAATTGGGAAACGATTGAAAAAGAAGCGGAAGAAACGACTGTAACTCTTTACATGTGGGGAGGCGACGAAGGTATTAATCAATACATTGATGATTGGGTTACACCACAGTTAAGAGAACGACATGAGATCACTCTTCGCCGAGTACCTATGGAGTCACCTGAAGTATTAAGAAAATTACTGAACGAAAAAAAAGCCAAACAAATGAAAGAAACCACAGATGTGATTTGGCTAAACGGAGAAAATTTTGAAAATGCTAAGAAAAACGAATTATTATTTGGACCGTTTTCTAACCAACTTCCAAATGTAAAAAACTATGTAAATACAAAGGCTTTAGATGTGCTTTACGATTTTGGAACAAAAGTAGATGGAATGGAAGCTCCCTGGGGAAAAGTTCAGTTTGTTTTTCACTATGATCAAAATAAACTGGCAGACCCTCCCAAAACTTTTGAAGAATTAAAAGAATGGGTGAAAAAGAATCCTGGTAAATTCACGTATCCTGATCCATCAGATTTCACTGGGAATGCCTTTTTACGGCATTTATTCTACGAATCAGTAGGGGATGTGCAAACGATTTTAGATAATGGATTCGATTCTACATTTGCAAAAGAAAATAGTCAAGAGATGTGGGATTTTCTGAACGAAGTGAAACCTTATCTTTGGCAAGAAGGAAAAACATATCCAAATGATCTTACACAGTTGGATCGTTTGTTTAGTCAAGGGGAAGTCGCTATTACCATGGGTTATAACGAGGCGAGAGCGGAAAAACTAGTCGAAAAAGGTATTTTTCCTGACTCTACTCGATCATTTATTTTAAATTCTGGATCCATTGGCAATACTCATTTCTTAGCGATTCCCTTTAATAGTCCGAATAAAGAAGGCGCGCTAACCGTTACGAATTTTTTGTTATCGCCAGACGCACAATTGAAAAAATTAGATTCTTCTTATTGGGGAGATAATACATCATTGGACATACGCAAACTTTCAAAAGAAGAACAAAGTCAATTTGAAGCGATTGACAGGGGAAAGACCGTCATACCGATAGAAATCTTAGAGGAGTTTGCCCAACCGGAAATTGATGCTAACTATGTACCATGGCTGAAGGAGAATTGGATCAATGAAGTGGTACGATAA
- a CDS encoding aspartate carbamoyltransferase regulatory subunit produces the protein MLYIDSISKGIVIDHISPGLGFRIFQYLKLEKSDYTVALIINAPSKRKGKKDVIKIEKYTDLDLRIIGIIDPDVTINIIRNEKIVEKIQLSPPQKVEGVIQCKNPRCVTSTEENVVQSFSLLDKKELSYNCVYCDHIYNWEM, from the coding sequence ATGCTTTATATTGACAGTATATCTAAAGGAATTGTTATAGATCATATCAGTCCAGGCCTTGGTTTCAGAATATTTCAATACTTAAAATTAGAAAAATCTGACTATACAGTTGCTTTGATTATAAATGCACCTAGCAAAAGAAAAGGTAAAAAAGATGTGATAAAAATTGAAAAGTATACTGATTTAGACTTAAGAATTATTGGCATAATCGATCCTGATGTAACAATTAATATCATACGAAACGAAAAAATTGTAGAGAAAATCCAACTTTCTCCTCCACAAAAAGTTGAAGGAGTTATTCAATGTAAAAACCCTAGATGTGTGACCTCAACAGAAGAAAATGTTGTTCAGTCTTTTAGCCTCTTAGATAAAAAAGAACTTAGCTACAACTGTGTCTATTGTGACCACATCTATAACTGGGAAATGTAA